Genomic segment of Cytophagia bacterium CHB2:
TTTTTCTCCGCCCAGTCGTCTTAATGACCACAAGCAGAGCAAACGGCATCTCGACTGGTATTTTGTCAAGCGGCCGTTTGATCGGCTTTTTATATAAATGTTCACCCGCCGGCAGACGGGATAGAGTACAGTCTTCAGGATAAGACGGTAAGCTAAACGGTAAGCCAGCGCTCGGATTCCGATCAGAATACGAGTGCTGGCTTTTTTTTTTGATCCTGCGGAATGGAGCGCAGAGATGAGCAACTCCAAAACAAATCTGGAACAGAAGATCAGCGCATTGGTCGCCGATTTTCTCGAGCAACAACTGGGCGAGCATGCAGGCTCGGTTGAAACATTTTTATCCGGCAATCTGGCAACGGTGTATGCGCGCGACTGTTTTTCGCCCGGGGAACAGGCGCTGGCGAGCAACGAGACCGACTGGCGTCTGTTTCATCAATTCAAAAGCCAGCAATTTGACAGCGTCAAATTTTTGCTGAAGGAACGTTTGGAAGAAATCACGGGCTGCGAAGTGTGTGATATTGTTTCGGCCATTGGGCCGAATGGCATGCGCTTCGAAGTCTTCACGCTTAAAAAAAACATTGATAATTGAGAGGAAAAATGCCATGAATAGAATGAAGACCTTCATGCTCATGGCCGGTTTGACCGCGTTGTTCGTCGTCATCGGCAAGGCACTCGGCGGACAAACGGGCATGTTCATCGCGTTTGGCCTGGCGCTGGTCATGAACTTTTTCAGTTATTGGTTCAGCGACAAGATCGTTCTGAAAATGTACGGCGCGCAGGAAGTGCGCGAGGTTGATCATCCGGCCCTGTACAGCATTGTGCGGTCGCTGGCGACGCGCGCCAGCCTGCCGATGCCGAAAGTCTACGTCATTCCCGGCGAGCAGCCCAACGCGTTTGCCACCGGCCGCAATCCCGAGCATTCCGCGGTCGCTGTGACTGAGGGCATCATGCGCATTCTCGATCGCGATGAACTGGCGGGCGTGATCGGGCATGAGCTGGCACACATCAAGCACCGTGACATTCTGATCGGCACGATCGCCGCGACCATCGCCGGCGCCATCAGCATGATTGCGAACATGGCGCAGTGGGCCATGATCTTCGGCGCCGGCCGCAGCGACGACGAGGAAGGACAAAATCCCATTGCCATGCTGGTTTCCATCATTGTTGCGCCGATTGCCGCGATGTTGATTCAAATGGCGATCAGCCGCAGCCGGGAATATATGGCCGATGAAGAAGGCGCGCGCCTCGCCGGCAATCCGCGTTACCTTTCCAATGCGTTGCGCAAGCTGCACATGGCCTCGCAGCAGATTCCGCTGAAGGCGACGCCGGCTACGGCGCATATGTTTATCGTAAGCCCCTTCAGCGGCGGCGGCGCGTTGCTCAGTTTGTTCAGCACGCACCCGCCGATGGAGAAACGCATTGCGCGATTGGAGAGCTTGCGCCTGTACTGAAATAAATCTTCTGTAGTTTGGCAAAAATCAGTTCTTAGACATAGCCAGGTATTGGCTTTGGAAGCTTCCAGGCATTATATTTGTTGTCAACAGATCAATCTCGGAGA
This window contains:
- a CDS encoding DUF2294 family protein, producing MSNSKTNLEQKISALVADFLEQQLGEHAGSVETFLSGNLATVYARDCFSPGEQALASNETDWRLFHQFKSQQFDSVKFLLKERLEEITGCEVCDIVSAIGPNGMRFEVFTLKKNIDN
- the htpX gene encoding zinc metalloprotease HtpX → MNRMKTFMLMAGLTALFVVIGKALGGQTGMFIAFGLALVMNFFSYWFSDKIVLKMYGAQEVREVDHPALYSIVRSLATRASLPMPKVYVIPGEQPNAFATGRNPEHSAVAVTEGIMRILDRDELAGVIGHELAHIKHRDILIGTIAATIAGAISMIANMAQWAMIFGAGRSDDEEGQNPIAMLVSIIVAPIAAMLIQMAISRSREYMADEEGARLAGNPRYLSNALRKLHMASQQIPLKATPATAHMFIVSPFSGGGALLSLFSTHPPMEKRIARLESLRLY